DNA from Amycolatopsis sp. DSM 110486:
ACGCGGCCGGCGCGGCGGGCTGGTGCACCTTCGCCGGTCCCTCAGCGGAACGCGGCGACGGAGTCCGCCACCCACTCGGCGAACGCACGGGCCGGGCGGCCCAGCACCCGCGGCACGTCGGGGCTCACCCGGCGTTCGGCGGGCAACGGGGAACCCAGCACCCCGAGCGTCGCCTCGACGATCGGCGGCGGCATGAACTCCAGCATCCGCGCGCGAGCCTCGTCCGGCGTCTGCTCGGCGAACCGGACCGGCTCGCCGAGCGCGGTGCCGATCATCGCCGCCCGTTCACGCGGGGTCAGCGACTCCGGACCGGTCACCTCGTACTCGGCGCCGTCGTGCGAGTCGTCCAGCAGCGCCGCGGCGGCGACCGCCGCGATGTCCGCCGGGTCGACGAACGGGAGCGCCACGTCGCCGAAGGGAGCTTCGACAAGGCGCGAAGCGCGCACCGAAGGGGCCCACCCCAGCGTGTTCGTGGTGAACCCGCTCGGCCGCAGGATCGTCGCCGCCGGCACCGACGAGCGCACAGCCCGTTCGTACGCCGTGAAAAACGCGTAAGCCTCCGGCCGCGTGGCCGCGCCCTGCGAGGACAGCAGCACGAGCCGCCGTACTCCCCCGGCCTTCGCGACGTCGGCCAGCTCCGCCGGAGCCGGGCCGCCCGGGAACAGGAACAGCGCGTCCGCCCCGGCCACCACGTCGCGCAGCGATTCCGGCGCGGCCAGGTCGGCGACCCGATGCACCACTCCCTCGGGCAGCCCGGCCGGCGCCGTCCGCGACACCGCCGTCACCGGCGCGCCCGCCGCCGCCAGCGCCGCCACCAGCGGACGGCCGATGTTCCCCGTCGCCCCTGTCACCACGATCATCTTCGAACCCCAATCCTTACGATCCACAGTGGTCACGAAGGTGCCGTGCGCGTCCCCCGGCCGGAAGGACGCACCTTTAAGTAAGCTCACGACATGGAGGAATGGACGCAGTTCGCGGGCCGGTCGGCTCGTGACGGGTATGAGGTGTTTCACACCGACTGCCCCGCGCGGACGGTGCTCGACCACGTCACCAGCCGTTGGGGCGTGTGGGTGCTGATCGCCTTGCGCGAGCGGGAACTGCGGTTCTTCGAGCTCCGCCGCAGCATCGAAGGCGTCAGCGAGAAGATGCTGGCGCAGACGCTGCGCACCCTCGTGCGCGACGGCCTCGTGTGGCGCCGGGTCGAGCCCACCACGCCGCCGCAGGTCACCTATGGCCTCACGCCGCTCGGCCGTGGCACCGGCGACCAGCTCTCGACGTTGTTCTCCTGGCTGCGCGACCACGCCGTCGACATCCTCGCCACGCAGGCCGGGTACGACGAGTCCGGCGGCCGGCAGAGCGCGTAGGCATGGCGGAGGAAAAACCAGGGGGCACGGCTGTCCCGAAGACCGGTCACGCCCGGCGCACGTTCCTGCTCGGAGCCGGCGCGGCCATCGCGGCCTCGGGCGCGCTCTCGGCCGCGCTGCACCAGCCCGCGCCGGTCGAGGCGACGAGCGGGTTCGGCGCCGACTGGCTGTTCGGCCCGTTCGTGCCGGGCTGCACCGAAGTCGACTTCGACGACCGGTCCATGACGCTCGTGTCGGTTCCCCACTGCGTCACACCGTTGTCGTGGGAGGGCTGGCACCCGAACGACTGGCAGCACCTGTGGGTGTATCGCCAGCACTTCTTCGTGCCGCCGCAGCTGCGCAAGAACCGCGCGTTCCTGCGGTTCGACGGGGTCCTCAGCGCCACCACCGTGTTCCTCAACGGCCGCCGCGTCGCCTCGCAGAGCGGCGGCTACCTGCCGCTCACGTGCGAGATCACCGGGCTGCTCACCGGCTCCGACAACGTGCTCGCCGTGGCCGTCGACGGCCGCTGGCAGCAGGACACTCCCCCGGACCTGCCCGAGTACCCGAACCCGACGGCCATCGACTTCTACCAGCCGGCCGGGATCTACCGCACCGTCAACCTGTACGGCACCCCACAGGCCTACCTGTCCGATGTGTACGCCCAGCAGATCGCCGTGCTCACGCCCAACCGCGCGGTGGTGGTGCACTGCACGGTCGACGCGGCGAAGGCGGTGAAGGGACCCGTGCGGCTCACGGCGACGCTGAGCCAGGCCGGCACGGAGATCGCCACCGCGGTCACCGACATCACGGGGCTGCGCAAGGGCGAGACGAACACGACCGTCACGCTCGAAGGCCTCGACGCGGTGAAGCTGTGGGACGTCGACGAGCCGGAGATGTGCGACGTCCTGGTCACGCTCTCGGTGGCCGGGCGCAAGGTCCACACCTACCCCGTGCGCACCGGGCTGCGCGACGCCCAGTTCACTGTGGACGGTTTCCGCCTCAACGGCCGCCCGCTCAAGCTCTTCGGGCTCAACCGCCACCAGTGGTACCCGTTCGTCGGCGGCGCCATGCCCGAGCGCGTGCAGCGGCGCGACGCCGAGATCCTCAAGAACGAGCTCAACGTCAACATGGTGCGCTGCTCGCACTACCCGCAGTCGCCCGCGTTCCTCGACGCGTGCGACGAGCTCGGCATCCTCGTCTGGGAGGAGCTGCCGGGCTGGGACCACGTCGGCGACACCGCGTGGCAGGAGCTCGCGGTGCGCGACGTGCACGACATGATCGTGCGCGACCGCAACCACCCGTCGATCATCGTGTGGGGCACGCGCGTGAACGAGACGCTCGGCCAGTACACGCTCTACGGCAAGACCGACCAGCTCGCCGCCGAGCTCGACCCGATGCGGCCGTGCACCGGCGCGGTCGCCGGGCAGAGGGGCTACGTCTCGCCGCTGTACCCGGTGAAGGAGAACGGCGGGGTGTTCTCCTTCAACGACTACAGCCGCCCGCCCTCGCGCAACGCGCCGCCGCCACTGCGCCCGCCGCGCCACGGCGTGCCGTACCTGGTGAGCGAAGCCGTGGGCACGCTCGTGGGCGCGCCGTACTTCCGCCGCACCGACGCCGCCGCCGTGCAGCGGGAGCAGAGCATGCTGCACGCGTGGGTGCACGAACACGCCGCGGCCGACCCGCGCTACTGCGGGCTGATCGCGTGGTGCGGCTTCGACTACCCGTCCGGCTGGTACCACTCGCTGCGCGGGGTGAAGTACCCCGGCGTGGTCGACTTCTTCCGGATTCCCAAGCTGGGCGCGGGTTTCTACCGCGCGCAACGGGCCCCGTCGCGCGGCGCCGTGATCGAGCCCGCGTTCTACTGGGACTTCGGGCCCGGCTCGCCGCGGGGCGGACCCGGTCGCAACGCGCTGATCTGGTCGAACTGCGACCAGCTCGTGGTCACGGTCGCGGGCCGGCGGCCGGTCACGGTGCACCCCGACCGGGCGCGGTTCGGTCACCTGAAGCACCCGCCGTTCCTGGTGAACCTCACCGTGACCGGGAAAGTGCGCCCGGACCTGACAATCGAGGGCCGGGTGAAGGGGCAGACGGTGCTGCGCCGCAGGTTCAGCGCCGACCCGGCGTTCGACACGCTGGCCGTGGCCGCGGACGACGGCGCCATCACCGCCGACGGCCAGGACACCACGCGCGTCACCCTTCGATCGGTGGACCGCTACGGCGCACCGCGCCCGCACGCCCGAGGGGTGCTCAGCGTCGCGGTCGACGGGCCGGGAGTCCTGATCGGCGATCCGTTCCTGGACTTCGGTGCCCTTGGCGGCGCGGCGGCGGTGTGGATCCGCTCGATGCGCGACACTCCCGGGACGATCACCGTGACCGCGTCGCATCCGTTTCTGGACACGGGATCGGCCACGATCTCCGCGGTCTGAGCCACTCGCCGGACACGGGTACCATCGGCGAGGACGCCGCGGTGACACGAGAACGCTGGGAGGCGGCATGGCGCGAACGCTGACCCACACGGATCCGGCCGAGGTGACGTTGCAGCAGGCACTCGACGCGCTGACCGATCCGGTCCGCCGCACGATCCTGCGCGAGCTCTCGGACGGGCCGGACTTCTCGCGCGCGTGCGGCACCTTCGACCTGCCGGTGTCGAAAGCGACGGCGAGCCACCACTTCGCGGTGCTGCGGTCGACGGGACTGCTCGAACAGCTCGACCGCGGACCGCGACGCTACAACCGGCTGCGGCGCTCCGAGTTCGACGCGCGCTTCCCCGGCCTGCTGGACCTCGTGCTCACCGAGCCCTGAGCCCCCGGCCGGGCGATCCGTCCACTTCGGACTCGTCAGTCGCGGGTCAGGCCGTCGAGCCACTTCAGCAGCAGCTGTGTCTCCTCCGTGCCGAGCGTGGTGTCCTCGGTCCGCAGGAGCGCGGCGAGCTGCAGGGCCGCGGTCGGCAGCGGCGCTGCCGAGCTTTCGGTCTCCTCGGTGCCGTTCTCGGGCGTGAGCAGACTGTCGTGCACGGCGTCGCGCACGCGCCGGGACAGCTCGGGATCGGTGTAGACGCCCGGCTGGGTGACCATGTTGAGCGCCACCCCGATGTTCGCCGACATCACGCGCTGCGCGGCGGCGTCCGGGTCGACGCGCAGCCGGCCGATCGCGGCGCAGCGCACGAGCACCTCCCGCAGCAGCCGCAGCGCTTCCTGCGCGGCACTGGGGATCTCGGTGAACGCCGGGGAGTACATCAGCCGGTAGACGGCCGGGTGCTCCTGGGCGAAGGCGATGTGGGTGTCCCAGCCGTTCTTGAGGTCGGCAATCGGGTCGGCCGACGGCTCGGCCGCGCGCTTGGTGGCCAGGTAGCGGTCGAACCCGTGGTCCACGACGGCCGAGAGCAGGCCGTTCTTGTCGCCGAACAGGCGGTACAGCATCGGCGCGCCGACCCCGACCGCCTCGCACACGGCGCGCGTGGAGATGTCGCGGTCGGGCGAGGCGTCGAGCAGCTTCTCGGCGGCCTCCAGCATCTGGGTGCGGATGTCCATGCACCCAGTGTAGCTCAGATATCCCGCTTACGTAGCACTGTTACGCACGTCATAGCGCCGCTACGGATTATCTCTACCAACGATAGAACGACTCGGGCCGCACCCCGGGAAGGAGTGCGGCCCGGCGCGGTCACCAGGTGACCGGCACGCTCGAAACCCCGCCCGTGAGGCGGTTGGAGCGCACGTCGAGGTCGTCGACGTCCACGGCCAGGCGCAGGTTCGGGACGCGGCGGAACAGCGTGCTGAACACCACGCGCAGCTCGGTGCGCGCCAGGCTCGCGCCGATGCAGAAGAACCCGCCGTAGCCGAAAGCGATGTGGGAGTTGGGTTTGCGGTCGGCGTCGAACTCCTCGGGGTCGGCGAACACGCTCGCGTCGCGGTTGGCCGAGGAGGTCGAGATCATCACGGCGTCACCGCGCTGGATGGCGACACCGCCGATCTCCACGTCCTCGTGGGCGTAGCGCAGCAAGCCCAGGCCACCCGGCGCGGACATCCGCAGGATCTCCTCGACGGTGCCGTGCACGCGGCCCTCGGGGTCGGCGGCCAGCGCGTCGCGGCGCGCGGTGTCGGTGAGCAGGAACAGCACGCCGAGGTCGATGCGGTTCGACGTGGTCTCGTGGCCGGCGAAGAGCAATCCCGCACCCAGCCGGGCGAGGTCGTCGTCGGTGAACGTCGGGTCGTCGGCCTGCGCGGCGACGAGGTCGGACACGACGTCCTGCGCCGGCTCCGCGCGCTTCTTGTCGGCCAGCTCGCCCATGTAGGCGGCGAACTCGTCCATCGCGCGCTTCGCGTCGCCGCCGCTGTCGAGCACGCCGATACGGTCGGACAGGTCGCGGAACTTGTCGCGGTCGGCGTACGGCACACCGAGCAGCTCGCAGATCACCAGCACCGGCAAGGGGAACGACAGGAAGTCGTGCAGGTTCACGGGTTCGCCGCCCGCGGCGTCGTGCGCGGCTTCGAGCTCGTCGAGGCACCGGTCGGCGAGCTCCTGGATGTGCTCGCCGAGCTTGCGCATCCGGTTGGCCGAGAACGCCGGCACCAGCAGGCGCCGCAGCCGCGCGTGCTCGGCCTCTTCGTTCTCGTAGTCGCCCTGCGGGCCGCTCAGCACCGCGGCGTCCGACACCGCCGAGGCCTCCTCCGGCTTCGGGTGCGAGCGGCCGAAGCGCGCGTCGGCGAACACCGCGCGGGCGTCGGCGAACCGCGTCACGAGCCAGGCAGGGTCGCCGGCCGGCGTGGTCACGCGCGCAATCGGGCCTTCGCGGCGCAGAACCTGGTACAGGGGCGCGATCTCGAGCACGTTGGGCCGGTCGAACGGCAGCCGCGGCGCACGCTCGGTGGTGGTCATCGGGTCTCCTCCTCGGGTGACGGTTTCCGGGCCCGCGCACGCACCGTCGCGAGCCAGCTCAGTTCCTGCTCGGCCCGGCGGCCGACCTCGGCCAGCACCAGCCGGCTCCACGGGTCCTCCTGCGCCTCGGCGAGCTTGGTGAGGCGCTCGCGCTGGGCGGCGAGCGCGTGTTCTCGCGCGTCGAGCACGCGCCGGCGTTCCTCGGGTTCGAGCCAGCCGAACCCCGCGAGCCGTGCGAAGAACTCGGCAGGGTCACCGGCGAGCTCGGCGGGCAGGTCCGCGAGCAGGTCGTGCAGCAGCTCTCGGCCGACATCGGTGATCGTGTACACGTGGCGCGGCGGCTTGCCCTCGTGCGCTTCGTCGACGCGCGTGACCGCGCCGGCTTCGGCGAAGCGGCGCAGCGTCGGGTAGAGCGAGTTGTTCGACAGCGCGCGGCCACTGGATTCCTCGACCTGCTTGCGCAGCTCGTATCCGTGCAGGGGCTGCGCGGCGAGCTTGGCGAGGAGCAGGACGTCGATCCACATCTAGGTCACCGTAACCTAGGTCTTGGTAACTGATCAACAGCCGAACGGCGGCAGCCGGGGGAAAATCCCCGTCACGCGTGGAGCACAGCGGCGCCGGTGAACCGGCCCGCGGCGAGGTCCGCGAGAGCTTGATCAGCGTCGGCCAGCGCGTACGGACGAGTGGTCACTTCGAGGTGGTGGCGGCCGGCGAAGTCCAGGAACTCCCGCGCGTCGGCGCGGGTGTTGGCCGTGACGCTGCGGACCTGCCGCTCCTGGAACAGGTGCCGCTGGTAGTTCAGCTCCGGCACGTCGGTGAGGTGGATCCCGGCGATTGCGAGCGTGCCGCCGCGGTCGAGCGCGGCGAGCGCCACCGGCACGAGCCCGCCCGCCGGTGCGAACAGGATCGCCGCGTCCAGCGGTTCAGGCGGCGAGGCGTCCGCGGGACCGGCCGAAGCCGCGCCCAGCTCGAGCGCGAGCTCTTGCGCCGCCCGGCCGCGGGTCAGCACGTGGACCGTGGCGCCCTGCGCGAGCGCCACCTGCGCCGCGAGGTGCGCGCTGCCGCCGAAGCCGTACAGACCGAGCCGGCCGC
Protein-coding regions in this window:
- a CDS encoding NAD(P)H-binding protein, coding for MIVVTGATGNIGRPLVAALAAAGAPVTAVSRTAPAGLPEGVVHRVADLAAPESLRDVVAGADALFLFPGGPAPAELADVAKAGGVRRLVLLSSQGAATRPEAYAFFTAYERAVRSSVPAATILRPSGFTTNTLGWAPSVRASRLVEAPFGDVALPFVDPADIAAVAAAALLDDSHDGAEYEVTGPESLTPRERAAMIGTALGEPVRFAEQTPDEARARMLEFMPPPIVEATLGVLGSPLPAERRVSPDVPRVLGRPARAFAEWVADSVAAFR
- a CDS encoding helix-turn-helix domain-containing protein, whose amino-acid sequence is MEEWTQFAGRSARDGYEVFHTDCPARTVLDHVTSRWGVWVLIALRERELRFFELRRSIEGVSEKMLAQTLRTLVRDGLVWRRVEPTTPPQVTYGLTPLGRGTGDQLSTLFSWLRDHAVDILATQAGYDESGGRQSA
- a CDS encoding glycoside hydrolase family 2 protein — encoded protein: MAEEKPGGTAVPKTGHARRTFLLGAGAAIAASGALSAALHQPAPVEATSGFGADWLFGPFVPGCTEVDFDDRSMTLVSVPHCVTPLSWEGWHPNDWQHLWVYRQHFFVPPQLRKNRAFLRFDGVLSATTVFLNGRRVASQSGGYLPLTCEITGLLTGSDNVLAVAVDGRWQQDTPPDLPEYPNPTAIDFYQPAGIYRTVNLYGTPQAYLSDVYAQQIAVLTPNRAVVVHCTVDAAKAVKGPVRLTATLSQAGTEIATAVTDITGLRKGETNTTVTLEGLDAVKLWDVDEPEMCDVLVTLSVAGRKVHTYPVRTGLRDAQFTVDGFRLNGRPLKLFGLNRHQWYPFVGGAMPERVQRRDAEILKNELNVNMVRCSHYPQSPAFLDACDELGILVWEELPGWDHVGDTAWQELAVRDVHDMIVRDRNHPSIIVWGTRVNETLGQYTLYGKTDQLAAELDPMRPCTGAVAGQRGYVSPLYPVKENGGVFSFNDYSRPPSRNAPPPLRPPRHGVPYLVSEAVGTLVGAPYFRRTDAAAVQREQSMLHAWVHEHAAADPRYCGLIAWCGFDYPSGWYHSLRGVKYPGVVDFFRIPKLGAGFYRAQRAPSRGAVIEPAFYWDFGPGSPRGGPGRNALIWSNCDQLVVTVAGRRPVTVHPDRARFGHLKHPPFLVNLTVTGKVRPDLTIEGRVKGQTVLRRRFSADPAFDTLAVAADDGAITADGQDTTRVTLRSVDRYGAPRPHARGVLSVAVDGPGVLIGDPFLDFGALGGAAAVWIRSMRDTPGTITVTASHPFLDTGSATISAV
- a CDS encoding helix-turn-helix transcriptional regulator encodes the protein MARTLTHTDPAEVTLQQALDALTDPVRRTILRELSDGPDFSRACGTFDLPVSKATASHHFAVLRSTGLLEQLDRGPRRYNRLRRSEFDARFPGLLDLVLTEP
- a CDS encoding TetR/AcrR family transcriptional regulator encodes the protein MDIRTQMLEAAEKLLDASPDRDISTRAVCEAVGVGAPMLYRLFGDKNGLLSAVVDHGFDRYLATKRAAEPSADPIADLKNGWDTHIAFAQEHPAVYRLMYSPAFTEIPSAAQEALRLLREVLVRCAAIGRLRVDPDAAAQRVMSANIGVALNMVTQPGVYTDPELSRRVRDAVHDSLLTPENGTEETESSAAPLPTAALQLAALLRTEDTTLGTEETQLLLKWLDGLTRD
- a CDS encoding cytochrome P450; its protein translation is MTTTERAPRLPFDRPNVLEIAPLYQVLRREGPIARVTTPAGDPAWLVTRFADARAVFADARFGRSHPKPEEASAVSDAAVLSGPQGDYENEEAEHARLRRLLVPAFSANRMRKLGEHIQELADRCLDELEAAHDAAGGEPVNLHDFLSFPLPVLVICELLGVPYADRDKFRDLSDRIGVLDSGGDAKRAMDEFAAYMGELADKKRAEPAQDVVSDLVAAQADDPTFTDDDLARLGAGLLFAGHETTSNRIDLGVLFLLTDTARRDALAADPEGRVHGTVEEILRMSAPGGLGLLRYAHEDVEIGGVAIQRGDAVMISTSSANRDASVFADPEEFDADRKPNSHIAFGYGGFFCIGASLARTELRVVFSTLFRRVPNLRLAVDVDDLDVRSNRLTGGVSSVPVTW
- a CDS encoding PadR family transcriptional regulator; amino-acid sequence: MWIDVLLLAKLAAQPLHGYELRKQVEESSGRALSNNSLYPTLRRFAEAGAVTRVDEAHEGKPPRHVYTITDVGRELLHDLLADLPAELAGDPAEFFARLAGFGWLEPEERRRVLDAREHALAAQRERLTKLAEAQEDPWSRLVLAEVGRRAEQELSWLATVRARARKPSPEEETR